In Oncorhynchus keta strain PuntledgeMale-10-30-2019 chromosome 19, Oket_V2, whole genome shotgun sequence, a single genomic region encodes these proteins:
- the gmnn gene encoding geminin translates to MGPTRKTLQVLQPSAGNTNLGKVIPTGKVALKRKRWNAEQVTGSKRVKAEVAVASPKAENYNRPDGVTKETYALMVKETPPSSYWKEVAEERRKALYNVLQENEELHKGIEAKDEQIAQLKTENDELQELVQHVQHMADMIERLTGKSPESLEDLREIALGADDNFEGREESDAPSTNSVFTPRSVTDDEVTEDDDDYDVTDEDDDVTEDEVTEQKEN, encoded by the exons ATGGGACCCACAAGGAAAACCCTGCAAGTCCTCCAGCCTTCTGCAGGCAATACAAACCTAGGCAAAGTAATACCG ACAGGAAAGGTGGCTCTCAAAAGGAAACGGTGGAATGCAGAACAAGTGACGGGCTCAAAGAGGGTGAAGGCTGAAGTTGCTGTCGCATCACCAAAAGCAGAGAATTACAATCGACCTGACGGCGTTACCAAGGAGACCTACGCGCTAATGGTCAAAG AAACTCCTCCCTCTTCCTACTGGAAAGAGGTAGCCGAGGAGAGACGTAAAGCTCTCTACAACGTGCTCCAGGAGAATGAGGAG TTGCACAAAGGCATCGAGGCCAAGGATGAGCAGATAGCCCAGCTGAAGACGGAGAATGATGAGCTTCAGGAACTGGTCCAACATGTACAGCACATGGCTGACATGATAGAG AGGTTAACTGGAAAGAGTCCGGAAAGTCTAGAGGACCTGCGAGAGATTGCGCTTGGTGCCGATGACAATTTTGAGGGACGAGAAGAATCTGATGCCCCCAGTACCAACAGTGTTTTCACACCCAGGTCTGTCACAGATGATGAGGTCACagaagatgatgatgattatgatgtcactgatgaagatgatgatgtcACAGAAGATGAGGTCACAGAACAAAAGGAAAATTAA
- the LOC118397940 gene encoding zinc finger protein 791-like: MSKLALFNVYITERLTAAAVEIAGVVERTVTEYQEEISRSKEENERLRRLLDFKPHRTDPQQLPLPVSEEEVPPERQNCEHKWSPSLEKDPEPTQIKDEQEEIRTNQEEEQLEGLESDTKDSIFTVCEESDCDPMDFSSQISESREGDVLCVRIPQEIKTEPDGELYTVSEATSASHSLSEGYPGCSAAHSENSGSGNEVESEGLKKRLSSHTSAGSGVTTNAAPPYCCKLCGSTFVYIGPLVNHVKNVHTKLTAEYRCGVCEEVFESIASLTEHLQTHIKATRTCNVCGKCFPSDSSMRTHMVTHTGEKQYQCKECGKCFKNKGYMHLHMRRHTGETPFWCKDCGESFTCKGYLKTHMKFHTSEEPQPTLIEDKQQELGTRQEDEQLEGLESDTKDSIFTVCEESDCDPMDFSSQISESREGDVLCVRIPQEIKTEPDGELYTVSEATSASHAFSEGYPGCSAVHSGSGNEVESEGLPSGSKALRSPRKWASTHNRARGKVTTNASPYCCKLCGSTFVYIGPLVNHVKNVHTKHTKMCGVCEEVFESIASLTEHLQSHIKATRTCNVCGKCFPSDANLRTHMVSHTGEKHYQCKECGKSFKTKAYMKLHMRLHTGEKPFQCKECGESFTCNGYLRAHMKFHTGEKSYRCKDCGQDFDQKEQLETHMWTHQGQKPHGCKQCPKSFKRKEELTRHTAVHTGERPFKCTVCGHCFATPGNLTQHLTTHSGEKPYHCKLCSRCFRNNPLLKSHLRNRHKCYDSAILSEDDLSSSV, encoded by the exons ATGTCAAAACTGGCGTTGTTCAATGTGTATATTACTGAACGGCTAACAGCGGCGGCTGTAGAGATAGCtggagtagtagagagaacagtaacTGAATACCAGGAGGAAATCTCTCGTTCAAAGGAGGAGAACGAACGTCTTCGACGTCTGCTGGATTTCAAACCGCACAGAACAG ACCCCCAGCAgcttcctctcccagtctctgaaGAAGAGGTTCCCCCTGAGCGGCAGAACTGTGAGCATAAGTGGAGCCCcagtctggagaaggacccagagCCCACACAGATTAAAGATGAACAAGAGGAAATCAGGACCAatcaggaggaagagcagcttgaAGGGCTGGAGTCTGATACCAAAGACTCCATATTCACCGTCTGTGAGGAAAGTGACTGTGATCCTATGGATTTCTCAAGCCAAATTTccgagagcagagagggggatgtGTTATGCGTCCGCATTCCTCAAGAGATCAAAACCGAGCCTGATGGAGAGCTCTACACGGTATCAGAAGCAACCAGTGCCTCACACTCCCTCTCAGAAGGATATCCAGGCTGTTCGGCAGCTCACAGTGAAAACAGTGGAAGTGGCAATGAGGTGGAGAGTGAGGGACTAAAGAAAAGACTAAGCTCCCATACCTCTGCTGGAAGCGGGGTGACCACAAATGCTGCTCCTCCTTATTGTTGCAAGTTGTGTGGAAGTACATTTGTGTACATTGGTCCTTTAGTTAACCATGTGAAAAATGTGCACACAAAGCTTACTGCAGAATACCGTTGTGGTGTGTGTGAAGAAGTCTTTGAGTCCATAGCAAGTCTGACGGAGCACCTGCAAACCCACATTAAAGCAACACGCACTTGTAATGTTTGTGGCAAATGCTTCCCTAGTGATTCTAGTATGAGAACACACATGGTAacgcacacaggagagaaacagtaTCAATGCAAAGAATGTGGAAAATGTTTCAAAAATAAGGGCTATATGCACTTGCATATGAGGCGTCACACAGGGGAGACACCATTTTGGTGCAAAGATTGTGGCGAAAGTTTCACTTGTAAGGGATACTTGAAAACGCATATGAAGTTCCACACAAGTGAGGAACCACAGCCCACACTGATTGAAGATAAACAACAGGAACTTGGGACCAGACAGGAGGATGAGCAGCTTGAAGGGCTGGAGTCTGATACCAAAGACTCCATATTCACCGTCTGTGAGGAAAGTGACTGTGATCCGATGGATTTCTCGAGCCAAATTTccgagagcagagagggggatgtGTTATGTGTCCGCATTCCTCAAGAGATCAAAACCGAGCCTGATGGAGAGCTCTACACGGTATCAGAAGCAACCAGTGCCTCACATGCCTTCTCAGAAGGATATCCAGGCTGTTCGGCAGTTCACAGTGGAAGTGGCAATGAGGTGGAGAGCGAGGGACTACCGTCAGGATCAAAGGCACTGAGATCACCCAGAAAATGGGCAAGCACCCATAACCGTGCTAGAGGCAAGGTGACCACAAATGCTTCTCCTTATTGTTGCAAGCTGTGCGGAAGTACATTTGTGTACATTGGTCCTTTAGTTAACCATGTGAAAAATGTGCACACAAAGCATACGaaaatgtgtggtgtgtgtgaggaggTATTCGAGTCCATAGCAAGTCTGACAGAGCACCTCCAATCCCACATTAAAGCAACACGCACTTGTAATGTTTGTGGCAAATGCTTCCCTAGTGATGCTAATCTGAGAACACATATGGTgtctcacacaggagagaaacactATCAATGTAAGGAATGTGGGAAAAGTTTCAAAACTAAGGCATATATGAAATTGCATATGAGACTTCACACGGGGGAGAAACCATTTCAGTGCAAAGAATGTGGAGAAAGTTTCACTTGTAATGGATACTTGAGAGCACATATGAAGTTCCACACTGGGGAGAAATCATATCGGTGTAAGGACTGTGGGCAAGACTTCGACCAGAAGGAACAACTGGAAACACACATGTGGACTCACCAAGGTCAGAAACCACATGGTTGCAAACAGTGTCCGAAAAGCTTCAAGCGCAAGGAAGAACTGACCAGACACACCGcggttcacacaggagagagaccttTCAAGTGCACTGTTTGTGGACATTGCTTTGCCACCCCAGGCAACCTGACACAACACCTAACCACTCACTCTGGAGAGAAACCGTATCACTGCAAACTGTGCAGCAGATGCTTTAGAAACAATCCACTACTTAAAAGTCACCTGAGGAATCGTCACAAATGTTATGACAGTGCCATATTGTCAGAAGATGACTTAAGTTCCTCCGTATGA